A genomic segment from Pseudomonas sp. M30-35 encodes:
- the codB gene encoding cytosine permease, which produces MSTTNNDSDYPLSEVPQGARKGLFSTSILLFGFTFFTATMFAGGKIGMAFDFTSLIWAAVIGNLLLGLYAAVLGLIACRSGLNSVLMGRFCFGEVGSKLSDVLLGFTQIGWYAWGTATIAIVLVKILGLPEGLTTALMVLFGFGFCITAFIGYKGLDMLSRVAVPAMMVLLGCSLWIATRDAGGMRALMAIEPKESMSLSVAITMVFGTFVSGATQATNWTRFAKSGRVAMLASLFGFFIGNGLMIVAGAYGAIVYQQPDVVEVLVLQGLSMAAVVMLFLNLWTTQDNTIYNFAAAGCNLLRTGRRKLVTVAGAGIGTLLAIAGMYEMLIPFLILLGSIIPPIGGVIMADFFYGHKGRYPKLADSQLPAFNWIGLSAYVIGAVCAYMSPWVAPIVGIGVAAFAYIVLSKILSPAPAKSAANITGSVN; this is translated from the coding sequence ATGTCTACCACCAACAACGATAGCGACTACCCGCTCAGCGAAGTCCCGCAAGGCGCACGCAAAGGGCTGTTTTCGACTTCTATTTTATTGTTCGGCTTTACCTTCTTCACCGCCACCATGTTTGCGGGCGGCAAAATCGGCATGGCATTTGATTTCACATCACTGATCTGGGCGGCAGTAATTGGTAATTTGTTGCTCGGTCTTTACGCTGCTGTGCTGGGCCTGATCGCCTGTCGCAGCGGTTTGAACTCGGTACTGATGGGCCGCTTTTGCTTCGGTGAAGTCGGCAGCAAGTTGTCTGATGTACTGCTCGGCTTTACCCAGATCGGTTGGTACGCGTGGGGCACTGCAACCATCGCCATCGTTCTGGTGAAGATTCTCGGTCTACCAGAAGGACTGACGACAGCGCTGATGGTGCTGTTTGGTTTTGGCTTCTGCATCACCGCATTCATCGGCTACAAAGGCTTGGATATGCTTTCACGGGTGGCGGTCCCGGCGATGATGGTGTTGCTCGGTTGTTCATTATGGATTGCCACCCGTGATGCTGGCGGCATGCGCGCTTTGATGGCGATCGAACCCAAGGAAAGCATGAGTCTGAGCGTGGCTATCACCATGGTTTTCGGCACCTTTGTCAGCGGTGCAACCCAGGCCACCAACTGGACGCGCTTTGCTAAAAGCGGCCGAGTGGCGATGCTTGCAAGTTTGTTCGGTTTCTTTATCGGCAACGGCTTGATGATTGTTGCTGGCGCTTACGGCGCCATCGTTTACCAACAGCCTGACGTGGTTGAAGTATTGGTGCTGCAAGGGTTGTCGATGGCAGCAGTGGTGATGCTGTTTCTCAACTTGTGGACTACTCAGGACAACACCATCTATAACTTCGCCGCCGCTGGCTGCAACTTGCTGCGCACTGGCCGCCGCAAACTGGTGACTGTTGCCGGCGCGGGCATCGGTACATTGCTGGCGATTGCCGGTATGTACGAAATGCTGATTCCATTCCTGATTCTACTCGGCTCGATCATTCCACCCATTGGTGGGGTGATCATGGCGGACTTCTTCTACGGCCATAAAGGCCGTTATCCAAAACTTGCCGACAGCCAATTACCGGCGTTCAACTGGATTGGCCTGAGCGCTTATGTAATTGGCGCGGTGTGCGCGTACATGTCGCCATGGGTTGCACCGATTGTTGGGATTGGCGTAGCTGCATTTGCTTACATCGTGCTGTCAAAAATACTCAGCCCGGCGCCAGCCAAAAGCGCTGCAAACATCACGGGTTCAGTTAACTAA
- a CDS encoding alpha/beta hydrolase, with the protein MQHEAFWHKSSDNTPLYVNHWFGQQPPKAIVMLAHGMAEHSSRYARFGETLAANGFELYAHDQRGHGKTAENGVLGHYADSNGWNLVVNDLACINHLIRHQHAQAPIFLLGHSMGSYIAQAYLMQHSSSVHGVVLSGSNYQPVALYKSARAIARFEAWRQGPTGHSSLIDFLSFGSFNKAFKPNRTGFDWLSRDPDEVDKYVNDPLCGFRCSNQLWLDLLAGLQGITPRAKLAQIEPNLPFLIIGGARDPVSQGKRLANLAGALKEAGKRHVALKIYPEARHELLNESNRDEVSSFIIEWLEQTLGQPHPFRSDTQEIH; encoded by the coding sequence ATGCAACACGAAGCTTTTTGGCATAAGAGTAGTGATAACACGCCGCTGTACGTGAACCACTGGTTTGGCCAACAGCCGCCCAAGGCGATCGTCATGCTGGCCCACGGCATGGCTGAACATAGCAGCCGCTATGCCCGCTTTGGCGAGACGTTGGCAGCCAATGGCTTTGAACTCTATGCGCACGACCAACGCGGCCACGGCAAAACCGCCGAAAATGGTGTCCTGGGCCACTACGCTGACAGCAACGGTTGGAATTTGGTGGTTAATGATCTGGCGTGTATTAATCACTTGATCCGTCATCAGCATGCGCAAGCGCCGATATTTCTCCTCGGCCACAGCATGGGCAGCTATATCGCTCAGGCTTACCTGATGCAACACAGCAGCAGCGTGCACGGCGTGGTGCTTTCTGGCTCTAACTATCAACCGGTTGCGCTGTATAAAAGTGCGCGGGCAATCGCCAGGTTTGAAGCGTGGCGCCAAGGGCCAACAGGACATAGCTCACTGATCGACTTTCTCTCATTCGGCTCTTTCAACAAGGCCTTCAAACCCAACCGCACCGGGTTTGACTGGCTGAGCCGTGATCCCGACGAAGTTGATAAATACGTCAACGATCCGCTCTGCGGTTTTCGTTGCAGCAATCAGCTATGGCTCGACTTGCTAGCGGGGCTGCAAGGAATCACCCCTCGCGCGAAACTGGCCCAGATAGAACCCAACCTGCCGTTCCTGATAATTGGCGGCGCACGTGACCCCGTCAGCCAAGGCAAACGTCTAGCAAACTTAGCGGGCGCACTTAAAGAAGCTGGCAAGCGCCATGTTGCGCTGAAGATTTACCCTGAAGCTCGCCACGAATTGCTCAACGAGAGCAATCGCGATGAAGTCAGCAGTTTTATTATTGAATGGTTGGAGCAGACACTTGGCCAGCCACACCCGTTTCGTTCCGATACCCAGGAGATCCACTGA
- the fadD1 gene encoding long-chain-fatty-acid--CoA ligase FadD1: MIENFWKDKYPVGVAAEINPDQYPNIQAVLQQSCQRFADKPAFSNLGKTLTYGDIYKLSGEFAAYLQNHTDLQPGDRIAVQMPNILQYPIAVFGAIRAGLVVVNTNPLYTARELEHQFNDSGAKALVCLANMAHLAEQVVAKTGVKSIIVTEVGDMLPMFKRLVVNTVVKHVKKMVPAYNLPQSTRFLDALAKGRGQAVKEASPANGDVAVLQYTGGTTGVAKGAMLTHRNLVANMLQVRELMGANLNDGCEVVVAPLPLYHIYAFTFHCMAMMLIGAHNILITNPRDLPAVVNDLSKYKFTGFVGLNTLFVALSNFEGFRKLDFSSLKLTVSGGMALQQATAERWKAVTGCAVCEGFGMTETSPVATVNPFSAIRLGTIGIPVPSTLCRIVDDEGKVLEIGETGEICVKGPQVMKGYWQRQEATDEVLDADGWLKTGDIGLIEPDGYLRIVDRKKDMILVSGFNVYPNELEDVLATLPGVLQCAAIGVPDEKSGEAIKVFVVVKPGENVTKEQVMAHMRANLTGYKVPKCVEFRDVLPTTNVGKILRRELRDEELKKINAQ; the protein is encoded by the coding sequence ATGATCGAAAACTTCTGGAAGGATAAGTATCCAGTTGGGGTTGCTGCCGAGATCAACCCGGACCAATACCCTAATATCCAAGCGGTTTTGCAACAGTCCTGCCAGCGTTTCGCTGATAAGCCTGCTTTCAGCAATCTGGGGAAAACCCTGACCTACGGCGATATTTACAAATTGTCTGGTGAGTTTGCAGCCTACCTGCAAAATCACACTGATCTGCAGCCCGGCGACCGTATCGCCGTGCAAATGCCCAATATTCTGCAGTACCCAATTGCTGTGTTTGGTGCAATCCGTGCGGGTTTGGTTGTGGTCAACACCAACCCGCTGTACACCGCACGTGAGTTGGAGCACCAATTCAATGACTCCGGCGCTAAAGCATTGGTCTGCCTGGCCAATATGGCGCACTTGGCTGAGCAAGTAGTGGCAAAGACTGGGGTCAAAAGCATTATCGTCACTGAAGTGGGCGATATGCTGCCAATGTTCAAGCGTCTGGTCGTCAATACCGTCGTCAAACACGTTAAGAAAATGGTGCCTGCATACAATCTGCCGCAGTCAACCCGCTTTCTTGACGCTCTGGCTAAAGGCCGTGGCCAGGCGGTGAAAGAAGCCAGTCCTGCCAATGGTGACGTTGCGGTACTGCAATACACCGGCGGTACGACCGGTGTGGCTAAAGGGGCGATGCTCACGCACCGCAACCTGGTCGCCAATATGCTGCAAGTCAGAGAGCTGATGGGCGCCAACCTTAATGACGGTTGCGAAGTGGTGGTGGCCCCGTTGCCGCTTTATCACATCTATGCGTTCACCTTTCATTGCATGGCAATGATGCTGATCGGCGCGCACAATATTTTGATTACTAACCCGCGTGACTTGCCTGCGGTGGTGAATGACCTGTCCAAGTACAAGTTCACCGGTTTCGTTGGCCTCAACACGCTGTTTGTTGCGCTGAGCAATTTCGAGGGCTTTCGCAAGCTTGACTTCTCTTCGCTGAAACTCACCGTTTCTGGCGGTATGGCCTTGCAGCAGGCTACTGCCGAGCGCTGGAAAGCGGTAACCGGTTGTGCGGTATGCGAAGGTTTTGGCATGACCGAAACCAGCCCGGTCGCCACGGTCAACCCATTCAGCGCCATTCGTTTGGGGACTATTGGTATTCCGGTGCCATCGACACTGTGTCGAATTGTCGACGATGAAGGCAAAGTGCTTGAGATCGGCGAGACGGGCGAGATCTGCGTCAAAGGCCCACAAGTCATGAAAGGTTACTGGCAGCGTCAGGAAGCCACCGATGAAGTGCTTGATGCCGATGGCTGGCTAAAAACCGGCGACATCGGTTTGATTGAGCCGGATGGCTATTTGCGCATTGTTGACCGCAAGAAAGATATGATTCTGGTGTCGGGCTTCAACGTTTATCCGAACGAACTGGAAGACGTGTTGGCAACTCTGCCTGGCGTTTTGCAGTGTGCAGCCATTGGTGTGCCGGACGAGAAGTCGGGTGAGGCAATCAAGGTCTTCGTCGTGGTTAAACCAGGTGAAAACGTCACTAAAGAGCAAGTCATGGCGCACATGCGCGCTAACCTGACCGGCTACAAAGTGCCGAAGTGTGTTGAGTTCCGCGACGTGCTGCCAACCACCAATGTGGGTAAGATTCTGCGCCGCGAACTGCGCGACGAAGAGTTGAAGAAGATCAACGCCCAGTAA
- a CDS encoding MaoC family dehydratase, producing MSQLSNTPYDELDVGQKATYSKTVEERDVQLFAAVSGDNNPVHLDPQFAAESMFKERIAHGMFSGALISAAVACELPGPGTIYLGQTMRFTLPVKLGDTLTVQLEILEKLPKFRVRIATRVVNQRDEIVVDGEAEILAPRKKQTVEMPPMPQVTVS from the coding sequence ATGAGCCAACTCAGCAATACGCCTTACGACGAACTCGACGTCGGCCAGAAAGCCACTTACAGCAAGACTGTCGAGGAGCGTGACGTACAGCTATTTGCCGCAGTTTCTGGCGACAACAATCCTGTGCATCTGGATCCCCAGTTTGCTGCCGAGAGCATGTTCAAGGAGCGCATTGCGCATGGCATGTTCAGCGGCGCATTGATCAGTGCAGCAGTCGCCTGTGAATTGCCGGGGCCGGGCACTATTTATCTGGGGCAGACAATGCGTTTCACTCTGCCAGTAAAACTCGGTGACACCCTCACCGTGCAGTTGGAAATTCTCGAAAAACTGCCAAAGTTTCGCGTGCGCATCGCGACTCGCGTAGTCAATCAGCGTGATGAAATCGTAGTTGACGGTGAAGCCGAAATTCTGGCTCCACGCAAAAAGCAAACAGTTGAAATGCCACCAATGCCACAGGTTACAGTCAGCTAA
- the hrpA gene encoding ATP-dependent RNA helicase HrpA: MTDHTERLLKNLDQALIIDRHRLRRQLHELRKQPDEAKLAQWLQRFQASAAKVEARRLSVPAMRYDDALPIAAKRDEIKAAIAKHQVVVIAGETGSGKTTQLPKICLELGRGTHGLIGHTQPRRLAARSVAMRVAEEIGTPLGELVGYQVRFEDQSNERSLIKLMTDGILLAETQHDRFLDKYDTIIVDEAHERSLNIDFLLGYLKTLLARRPDLKLIITSATIDLERFSKHFDGAPVVEVSGRTYPVETWYRPLAAEQDEEGNRVEEDLSVDQAIIATIDELSALERSEGKLPGDVLVFLPGEREIRDAAEVLRKAQLKHTEILPLYARLTPAEQQKIFKPMPGRKIVLATNVAETSLTVPGIRYVIDSGTARISRYSYRAKVQRLPIEAVSQASANQRKGRCGRVEPGICIRLYSEEDFIARPEFTDPEILRTNLAAVILQMLHLRLGEISAFPFIEPPDGKAISDGFNLLQELSAVSRDGQLTALGRQLARLPVDPRLARMVLEGAKQGSLDEVLIIASNLSVQDPRERPSDRQQAADQAHAQWKDVDSDFAAVINIWRGFEEQRQALGSSALRSWCRKNFLNYLRLREWRDAHRQLLLICRDLQLKGKPQEGPTTAAKNPGKAGAAKPESKQAKDEAQAKSVDYQKLHKAILSGLLSQIGQKTEDGDYLGARQRRFWIHPSTVIGRKRPQWIMASELVETTKLFARMVAKIEPDWIEPLAGHLIKKNHLEPHWEKKRGQVVAYEQITLYGLIVVGRRPVHYGPIDPVVAREMFIREGLVRGEIHSRARCLSANRELLDRLDELEAKARRRDILADEETLFEYYAARLPADIYQTASFESWYKREGAKDSQLLIMREEDVLARDANEVTAAQYPDILHLNELQLPLSYHFEPNHPRDGVTVRVPAPLLPQLSAERIEWLVPGLLEAKCMALVRGLPKALRKNFVPVPDFVAAALSKITFAQASLPLALGRELQRMTGARVADEAWAESAAAVEDHLRMNIEVVDSHGKVLGEGRDLAELTVRFNKASQQALALPQTAKIEAPIEAKAFAEVAEKTQHKVAGLSMTVYPALVEEAGTVNEGRFATQAEAEYQHRRALQRLLLQQLSEPAKFMRSKLPGLTDLGLLYREMGRIDGLVEDILLASLDSCILDGQDPLPRDGAALAALAEAKRGDWFSHAERLARLTLEILKLWHGLQKRFKGKIDLAQAIALNDIKQQLSHLVYPGFVRETPAQWIKELPRYLKAIEQRLDKIGSQVQRDRVWSGELAGYWEQYQARYAKHAKEGKRDAELQMYRWMLEEYRVSLFAQQLGTKMPVSDKRLNKQWSQSEA, translated from the coding sequence ATGACTGATCACACTGAACGCCTGCTGAAAAACCTCGATCAAGCGCTGATTATTGACCGTCACCGCTTGCGCAGACAGTTACACGAACTGCGTAAACAGCCTGATGAAGCCAAGCTGGCGCAGTGGTTGCAGCGTTTTCAGGCATCAGCGGCAAAGGTTGAAGCACGGCGCTTGAGCGTTCCTGCCATGCGTTATGACGATGCCTTGCCGATCGCCGCCAAACGCGACGAAATCAAGGCGGCAATCGCCAAACATCAAGTAGTGGTTATCGCCGGTGAAACCGGGTCGGGTAAAACCACCCAATTGCCGAAAATCTGCCTGGAGCTGGGCCGTGGTACACACGGTTTAATCGGCCACACGCAACCCCGACGGCTGGCCGCACGCAGCGTTGCCATGCGCGTTGCAGAAGAAATAGGCACCCCGTTGGGCGAGTTGGTGGGGTATCAGGTGCGGTTTGAGGATCAGAGCAACGAGCGCAGTCTGATCAAACTGATGACTGACGGTATCTTGCTGGCGGAAACCCAGCACGACCGCTTTCTTGATAAGTACGACACCATCATTGTCGATGAGGCACACGAGCGCAGCCTGAATATCGACTTTTTGCTCGGTTACCTGAAAACCTTGCTGGCTCGGCGTCCCGATCTCAAGCTGATTATCACCTCGGCGACTATCGATCTGGAGCGCTTCTCCAAGCATTTTGATGGTGCGCCAGTGGTTGAAGTTTCCGGGCGAACCTATCCGGTTGAAACCTGGTACCGCCCGCTGGCTGCCGAGCAGGATGAAGAGGGCAACCGCGTCGAAGAAGACCTCTCGGTCGATCAGGCAATCATCGCAACCATCGATGAGCTCAGTGCCTTGGAGCGCAGTGAAGGCAAGCTGCCGGGCGATGTGTTGGTGTTCTTGCCGGGTGAGCGTGAGATTCGCGATGCTGCGGAGGTGCTGCGTAAGGCTCAGCTCAAACATACTGAGATCTTACCGTTGTATGCGCGCTTAACGCCTGCCGAACAGCAGAAGATATTCAAACCAATGCCGGGGCGCAAAATCGTGTTGGCGACCAACGTTGCCGAAACTTCGCTGACGGTGCCCGGCATTCGTTATGTGATCGACAGTGGCACCGCGCGCATCAGCCGTTACAGCTATCGCGCCAAGGTTCAGCGTCTGCCAATTGAAGCTGTTTCACAGGCCAGCGCCAACCAGCGCAAAGGCCGTTGCGGGCGGGTTGAGCCGGGTATTTGTATTCGCCTGTACAGCGAAGAAGACTTCATCGCACGTCCCGAATTTACTGATCCAGAAATTCTGCGTACCAACCTTGCGGCGGTGATTTTGCAGATGTTGCATTTGCGCCTGGGTGAAATCAGCGCATTCCCGTTTATTGAGCCGCCAGATGGCAAGGCCATCAGTGACGGTTTCAACTTGCTGCAAGAGCTATCAGCGGTCAGTCGTGATGGTCAACTGACTGCGCTGGGGCGTCAGTTGGCGCGCCTGCCGGTTGATCCGCGTTTGGCGCGTATGGTGCTTGAAGGCGCGAAGCAGGGCAGTCTTGATGAAGTGCTGATCATCGCCAGTAACTTGTCGGTGCAAGACCCGCGTGAGCGTCCGTCAGATCGTCAACAAGCCGCCGATCAAGCCCATGCGCAATGGAAGGATGTTGATTCCGATTTTGCCGCGGTGATCAATATCTGGCGCGGCTTTGAAGAACAACGCCAAGCCTTGGGCTCAAGTGCTTTGCGCAGTTGGTGTCGCAAGAATTTTCTAAACTACCTGCGCTTACGTGAGTGGCGCGATGCGCACCGCCAATTACTGTTGATATGCCGCGACTTGCAGCTCAAAGGCAAGCCCCAGGAAGGCCCAACAACAGCGGCCAAAAACCCTGGTAAAGCGGGTGCAGCTAAGCCTGAGAGCAAGCAGGCCAAGGATGAGGCGCAGGCCAAATCGGTTGACTACCAGAAACTGCACAAGGCCATTTTGTCGGGCTTGTTAAGTCAGATCGGACAGAAAACCGAGGATGGCGATTACTTAGGCGCCCGTCAGCGGCGCTTCTGGATCCACCCTTCAACAGTGATTGGGCGCAAACGACCGCAGTGGATCATGGCGTCTGAGCTGGTTGAAACCACCAAGCTTTTTGCACGCATGGTCGCCAAGATCGAACCCGACTGGATTGAGCCGCTAGCCGGGCATTTGATCAAGAAAAACCATCTTGAGCCGCATTGGGAAAAGAAGCGTGGGCAAGTGGTTGCTTACGAGCAGATTACTCTTTACGGATTGATTGTGGTCGGCAGGCGACCGGTGCATTACGGGCCAATTGATCCAGTGGTAGCGCGTGAAATGTTCATCCGTGAAGGTCTGGTGCGCGGCGAGATCCATTCCCGTGCGCGCTGCCTAAGCGCTAATCGTGAGTTGCTCGATCGCCTTGATGAGCTTGAGGCTAAGGCGCGACGCCGCGATATTCTGGCTGATGAAGAAACCTTGTTTGAATATTACGCGGCACGTCTGCCTGCTGATATTTACCAAACCGCGAGTTTTGAATCTTGGTACAAACGCGAAGGCGCTAAAGACTCGCAACTGCTGATCATGCGCGAGGAAGATGTGCTTGCCCGTGACGCCAATGAAGTCACCGCTGCGCAGTACCCGGATATCTTGCATCTAAATGAATTGCAGTTGCCGCTCAGTTACCACTTTGAACCCAATCACCCGCGGGACGGTGTCACGGTGCGCGTGCCGGCCCCCTTGTTACCACAGCTTTCTGCAGAGCGCATAGAGTGGCTAGTACCGGGTTTGCTTGAAGCAAAGTGCATGGCGCTGGTGCGCGGTTTGCCTAAAGCGTTGCGTAAGAACTTTGTGCCGGTACCGGACTTCGTCGCGGCGGCACTGAGCAAAATTACTTTCGCCCAAGCCAGCTTGCCGCTGGCGCTTGGGCGTGAGTTGCAACGTATGACCGGGGCACGAGTAGCAGATGAAGCCTGGGCTGAGTCCGCTGCTGCGGTTGAGGATCACCTGCGAATGAACATCGAGGTGGTCGACAGTCACGGCAAGGTGCTCGGTGAAGGCCGTGACCTTGCGGAGTTGACCGTGCGTTTCAATAAAGCCAGTCAGCAAGCCTTAGCGTTGCCGCAGACGGCTAAAATCGAAGCGCCAATCGAGGCTAAAGCCTTTGCCGAGGTTGCCGAGAAAACTCAACATAAGGTTGCGGGTCTGTCGATGACGGTATACCCGGCACTGGTTGAGGAGGCGGGCACAGTTAATGAGGGGCGTTTTGCAACGCAGGCGGAGGCTGAATACCAGCATCGCCGAGCCTTGCAGCGCTTGCTCCTGCAACAGTTGAGTGAGCCTGCCAAGTTCATGCGCAGCAAATTACCGGGGCTTACCGACTTGGGGTTGCTGTATCGAGAAATGGGGCGCATCGATGGTTTGGTCGAGGACATTCTTCTGGCCAGCCTCGATTCCTGCATTCTCGACGGCCAAGACCCTTTGCCGCGCGATGGTGCGGCATTGGCTGCCCTCGCCGAGGCTAAACGCGGCGACTGGTTTAGCCATGCCGAGCGCTTGGCGCGGTTAACCCTGGAAATTCTCAAGCTCTGGCATGGTTTGCAAAAACGCTTCAAAGGCAAAATCGACTTGGCGCAGGCCATTGCTCTGAACGATATCAAGCAGCAGTTAAGTCATTTGGTGTATCCAGGCTTTGTCCGCGAGACGCCCGCGCAGTGGATCAAAGAGTTGCCGCGCTATCTCAAGGCGATCGAGCAGCGGCTGGATAAAATTGGTAGCCAAGTGCAACGAGACCGCGTCTGGAGCGGCGAGTTGGCAGGTTACTGGGAGCAATATCAAGCCAGATACGCCAAGCACGCTAAAGAAGGCAAGCGTGATGCAGAGTTGCAGATGTACCGCTGGATGCTTGAAGAGTACCGAGTCTCGCTATTCGCCCAGCAATTGGGTACCAAGATGCCAGTATCGGATAAGCGCCTCAACAAACAATGGTCGCAAAGTGAGGCCTGA
- the fadD2 gene encoding long-chain-fatty-acid--CoA ligase FadD2 — protein MQPEFWSGKRATGVPDNIDMNAFRSVNEVFERSCKKFADRPAFSNMGVTLTYAELDRLSGAFASYLQKRTDLKPGDRIAVQMPNVLQYPIAVFGAMRAGLIVVNTNPLYTAREMRHQFKDSGARALVYLNMFGKLVQDVLPDTDIEYLIEAKMGDLQPALKGWLVNTVVKKVKKMVPDYHLPQALAFKSVLKQGQGGALQPISAEHDDIAVLQYTGGTTGVAKGAMLTHGNLVANMLQIDACMQQLDDDGAPLMKQGQEVMIAPLPLYHIYAFTANCMCMMVNGNHNVLITNPRDIPGFIKELGKWQFSALLGLNTLFVALMDHPEFKNLDFSKLKLTNSGGTALVKATAERWQEITGCMVVEGYGLTETSPVASTNPYGKLARLGTVGLPVPGTAFKVVDDDGVELPSGERGELCIKGPQVMKGYWQRAEATAEVLDAEGWFKTGDIAVIDEDGFTHIVDRKKDMIIVSGFNVYPNEIEDVVMGHPQVASCAAVGVADEKSGEAVKLFVVAREGGLDEAELKAFCKENFTAYKVPKQIVFRDSLPMTPVGKILRRELRDTA, from the coding sequence ATGCAACCTGAGTTCTGGAGCGGTAAACGCGCCACTGGTGTACCCGATAACATTGATATGAATGCGTTTCGCTCAGTCAATGAAGTGTTTGAGCGATCCTGCAAAAAGTTCGCTGACCGTCCAGCATTCAGCAACATGGGCGTGACGCTGACTTACGCTGAGCTGGATCGTCTATCTGGCGCTTTTGCCAGTTATCTGCAAAAACGTACCGACCTCAAGCCGGGCGACCGCATTGCCGTGCAAATGCCCAATGTCCTGCAATATCCGATCGCCGTGTTCGGTGCGATGCGCGCCGGGCTTATCGTGGTCAATACCAACCCGTTGTACACCGCCCGTGAAATGCGTCACCAGTTTAAAGACTCGGGTGCGCGCGCATTGGTCTACCTGAATATGTTCGGAAAACTGGTGCAGGATGTGCTGCCAGATACCGATATTGAGTACCTGATCGAAGCTAAAATGGGTGACCTGCAACCGGCGCTTAAAGGCTGGTTGGTCAACACCGTGGTTAAGAAAGTCAAGAAGATGGTCCCTGACTACCATCTGCCGCAAGCATTGGCGTTCAAAAGCGTACTCAAGCAAGGGCAGGGTGGCGCACTGCAGCCGATCAGTGCTGAACATGATGATATTGCCGTGCTGCAATATACCGGCGGCACCACGGGTGTGGCCAAGGGCGCGATGCTGACCCACGGTAATCTGGTCGCCAATATGCTGCAGATTGATGCCTGCATGCAGCAGCTTGATGACGACGGTGCACCGCTGATGAAGCAAGGCCAAGAGGTGATGATTGCACCGCTACCGCTTTATCATATCTATGCATTCACCGCGAATTGCATGTGCATGATGGTTAACGGCAACCATAACGTGCTGATTACCAACCCACGTGATATTCCAGGCTTTATCAAAGAGTTGGGTAAGTGGCAGTTTTCCGCGCTACTGGGGTTGAACACCCTGTTTGTCGCCTTGATGGATCATCCTGAGTTTAAGAATCTCGATTTCTCCAAGCTCAAACTTACTAACTCAGGTGGCACTGCTCTGGTTAAGGCCACCGCTGAACGCTGGCAAGAGATCACAGGTTGTATGGTGGTTGAAGGTTACGGTCTGACCGAAACATCGCCCGTTGCCAGTACTAACCCATACGGTAAGTTGGCGCGTTTGGGTACGGTTGGTCTTCCTGTGCCGGGTACTGCTTTCAAAGTGGTCGATGACGATGGCGTTGAACTGCCTTCTGGTGAGCGTGGTGAACTGTGCATCAAAGGCCCGCAAGTCATGAAGGGTTACTGGCAGCGAGCTGAAGCGACGGCGGAAGTGTTGGACGCTGAAGGCTGGTTCAAGACTGGCGATATCGCGGTGATTGATGAGGATGGCTTCACCCATATTGTTGACCGCAAGAAAGACATGATCATCGTCTCTGGCTTCAACGTTTATCCTAACGAAATCGAAGATGTCGTCATGGGCCATCCACAAGTAGCGAGTTGCGCAGCGGTGGGTGTTGCTGATGAGAAATCAGGCGAGGCGGTTAAGCTTTTCGTCGTCGCACGTGAAGGGGGGCTTGACGAAGCTGAGTTGAAAGCATTCTGCAAAGAGAATTTCACAGCCTACAAGGTACCCAAGCAGATTGTGTTCCGTGACTCCTTACCGATGACACCGGTTGGCAAAATTCTGCGCCGAGAGCTTCGCGATACTGCTTGA